From one Lotus japonicus ecotype B-129 chromosome 3, LjGifu_v1.2 genomic stretch:
- the LOC130748762 gene encoding uncharacterized protein LOC130748762: protein MADTTSSSSPFEKIQIQRDDTTFDAYVVGKEGAPGIVVVQEWWGVEYEIKNHALKISQLGTGYRALIPDLYRGKVTLDVAEAEHLMTDLDWEGAVKDIRASINWLKENGSKKAGVTGFCMGAALAVASSVLVPEVDAAIAFYGVPPSDLADASQAKAPIQAHFGELDSVKGFSDVTAATALEEKLKESSAPYEVHMYPGNGHSFMNRSPEGIQRRKNMGMPDEDEAAVQLAWSRFQTWMTRYLYS, encoded by the exons ATGGCTGACaccacatcatcatcatcccctTTCGAGAAAATCCAGATTCAAAGGGACGACACT ACATTTGATGCATATGTGGTTGGAAAAGAAGGTGCTCCTGGAATTGTTGTGGTTCAGGAATGGTGGGGTGTGGAGTACGAAATTAAGAACCATGCTTTGAAGATTTCTCAGCTTGGTACTGGGTATAGAGCTCTTATCCCAGA TCTGTACCGAGGAAAGGTTACTCTTGATGTTGCAGAAGCAGAGCACTTGATGACTGATCTTGATTGGGAAGGTGCTGTAAAGGATATCCGTGCTTCAATTAACTGGCTTAAGGAAAATGGTTCTAAGAAG GCTGGTGTAACTGGATTTTGTATGGGGGCTGCTCTCGCTGTTGCAAGTTCTGTCTTGGTTCCAGAGGTTGATGCTGCTATTGCATTCTATGGAGTTCCTCCTTCAGATCTTGCGGACGCTTCCCAAGCCAAGGCTCCTATTCAGGCTCACTTTGGAGAGCTGGATAGTGTTAAGGGATTTTCAGATGTTACC GCTGCTACGGCCTTGGAGGAGAAGCTGAAGGAATCTAGTGCTCCATATGAAGTACACATGTATCCTGGCAATGGACATTCATTCATGAACAGGTCCCCTGAAGGAATTCAGAGGAGGAAGAACATGGGAATGcctgatgaagatgaagctgcgGTTCAGCTGGCGTGGTCTCGCTTCCAGACTTGGATGACACGTTACTTGTATAGTTAG